The Eurosta solidaginis isolate ZX-2024a chromosome 4, ASM4086904v1, whole genome shotgun sequence genome includes a window with the following:
- the Srx gene encoding sulfiredoxin isoform X3: MVSNAGENTSVHSAAIAEVHQVPMSVIHRPIPSVLDEAKVQSLMETIKNEKSEDEVPPIDILWIKGSEGGDYYYSFGGCHRYEAHRRLKRDTIKAKLVQSTLQDLYHYMGSSTPKNLK; encoded by the exons ATGGTGTCCAATGCAGGTGAAAATACAAGTGTACACTCAGCTGCTATAGCGGAAGTGCATCAGGTACCCATGAGTGTTATACATAGACCAATTCCATCAGTGTTGGATGAGGCAAAAGTGCAATCACTCATGGAAACAATTAAG AATGAAAAATCGGAGGACGAGGTACCTCCAATAGACATTTTATGGATTAAGGGCAGTGAAGGTGGAGATTATTATTACAGCTTTGGTGGATGCCATAGGTATGAGGCTCACAGGCGTTTGAAACGTGATACTATAAAGGCTAAGTTGGTACAATCTACGCTACAAGACTTATACCATTATATGGGTTCGAGCACtccaaaaaatctaaaataa
- the Srx gene encoding sulfiredoxin isoform X2, whose protein sequence is MLIKHLLAGRFELKMVSNAGENTSVHSAAIAEVHQVPMSVIHRPIPSVLDEAKVQSLMETIKNEKSEDEVPPIDILWIKGSEGGDYYYSFGGCHRYEAHRRLKRDTIKAKLVQSTLQDLYHYMGSSTPKNLK, encoded by the exons ATGTTAATCAAACATTTGCTAGCAGGAAGATTCGAACTGAAAATGGTGTCCAATGCAGGTGAAAATACAAGTGTACACTCAGCTGCTATAGCGGAAGTGCATCAGGTACCCATGAGTGTTATACATAGACCAATTCCATCAGTGTTGGATGAGGCAAAAGTGCAATCACTCATGGAAACAATTAAG AATGAAAAATCGGAGGACGAGGTACCTCCAATAGACATTTTATGGATTAAGGGCAGTGAAGGTGGAGATTATTATTACAGCTTTGGTGGATGCCATAGGTATGAGGCTCACAGGCGTTTGAAACGTGATACTATAAAGGCTAAGTTGGTACAATCTACGCTACAAGACTTATACCATTATATGGGTTCGAGCACtccaaaaaatctaaaataa